Proteins encoded in a region of the Triticum dicoccoides isolate Atlit2015 ecotype Zavitan chromosome 3A, WEW_v2.0, whole genome shotgun sequence genome:
- the LOC119266890 gene encoding uncharacterized protein At2g39795, mitochondrial-like, which translates to MASFVSASASSTAAVLLRSVPSASRGGLVVAWAAPARRALAAPLRAAAAQGSANSAPVMMESKVKKRNKKGAGAGGLPAAIDLEIREAEQYLATDGQEPTPEDFPFEMVDEDGMSVVILKRDYKDEKIEVIVSMPNVEGDPEFDEDDEGDDEDAAKDDDDEDEDGQESSLSMKVIVSKGSGLNLEFTCTAFHEEITIDDMMIAEKTESDAEKFPFEGPEFTELPPNVQKGLFKFLEVRGVTLTTTNFMHDYMITKQTKEYVRWMTKLKGLVQ; encoded by the exons ATGGCTTCTTTcgtctccgcctccgcctcctccaccgccgcagTCCTTCTCCGCTCCGTCCCGTCCGCCTCCCGCGGCGGGCTCGTGGTGGCGTGGGCGGCCCCGGCCCGGCGCGCGCTCGCGGCTCCTCTGCGCGCGGCTGCGGCGCAGGGGTCGGCCAACTCCGCGCCGGTCATGATGGAGAGTAAGGTCAAGAAGAGGAACAAGAAGGGCGCCGGCGCCGGGGGCCTCCCCGCCGCCATCGACCTCGAGATCCGGGAGGCCGAGCAGTACCTCGCCACCGACGGGCAG GAACCTACTCCAGAAGACTTCCCCTTTGaaatggttgatgaagatgggatgaGCGTGGTTATTCTGAAAAGGGACTACAAGGATGAGAAGATTGAGGTCATTGTCAGCATGCCTAACGTGGAAGGGGATCCTGAGTTTGATGAAGATGACGAGGGCGATGATGAGGATGCTGCCaaggacgatgacgatgaagatgaggaCGGCCAAGAAAGTAGCCTTTCTATGAAGGTGATAGTCTCCAAGGGATCTGGCCTGAACCTCGAGTTCACCTGCACAGCCTTCCACGAGGAGATCACCATTGACGACATGATGATAGCGGAGAAAACAGAGTCTGATGCAGAGAAATTCCCGTTTGAGGGCCCTGAGTTCAC CGAGCTTCCTCCGAATGTGCAGAAGGGCCTGTTCAAGTTCCTGGAGGTACGAGGGGTGACGCTGACGACCACCAACTTCATGCACGATTACATGATCACCAAGCAGACCAAGGAGTACGTGCGGTGGATGACCAAGCTCAAGGGTTTGGTCCAGTAG